A genomic region of Runella rosea contains the following coding sequences:
- a CDS encoding tryptophan-rich sensory protein, with amino-acid sequence MTTLWNKSAVKTYQILNWVFFLAMVFVNYLANALPINDKTTGQLSNQYPNLFVPAPLTFSIWGVIYLLLLVFCIKQSKSLFSTQVDPATAETVTVIGPRFIFTCILNMVWILVWHYEYVAFSVFIMVLFLVQLININARIDSLTPYLAKNSRFSVKAPFGLYLGWLCIATVANSTTLLVILDWSGWGQSEVFWASAMVLIGAVIGSFALLKLRNAYIGLSVIWALIGVIIARLDADVYHRFVVWSSVFGIIVVSAAVIAEITGSLFRTKKVKVVETTQTIISSN; translated from the coding sequence ATGACAACGCTTTGGAATAAATCAGCTGTAAAAACCTATCAAATTTTGAATTGGGTCTTTTTTTTAGCAATGGTTTTTGTGAATTATCTGGCAAATGCCTTGCCGATTAATGACAAAACCACTGGTCAGCTCTCTAATCAATACCCCAACTTGTTTGTACCTGCCCCACTCACTTTTTCGATTTGGGGCGTGATTTATCTGTTATTATTGGTCTTTTGTATTAAACAAAGCAAATCACTTTTTAGCACTCAGGTCGACCCCGCCACGGCCGAAACGGTCACGGTCATTGGGCCTCGTTTTATCTTTACCTGTATATTAAATATGGTTTGGATTTTGGTCTGGCATTATGAATACGTGGCTTTCTCGGTGTTCATAATGGTATTGTTTCTGGTACAGTTAATCAATATCAACGCCCGCATTGACTCATTAACCCCTTATTTAGCCAAAAACTCCCGTTTTTCTGTCAAAGCACCTTTCGGGCTTTATTTGGGGTGGTTATGCATTGCAACCGTTGCTAACTCGACTACGTTGTTAGTGATTTTAGACTGGAGCGGCTGGGGGCAAAGCGAGGTATTTTGGGCCTCAGCTATGGTGCTGATTGGGGCGGTTATCGGTAGTTTTGCCTTACTGAAATTGAGAAATGCTTACATCGGCTTGTCCGTTATTTGGGCGCTTATCGGTGTTATTATCGCCCGACTCGATGCAGACGTGTACCACCGTTTTGTGGTTTGGTCTTCAGTATTCGGTATCATCGTTGTTAGCGCGGCAGTCATTGCAGAAATTACTGGCTCTTTGTTCAGAACCAAAAAAGTAAAAGTCGTCGAAACAACTCAAACCATTATTAGCTCCAATTAA
- a CDS encoding YtxH domain-containing protein, which produces MTSNSKIVLGLVTAAAAGAVIGLLFAPEKGTEIRDKVRETANGFASDLLDALQRGRQQYTEMKDNVEDTAKELKSKAEDRISEVKDRVSDEVDNVKNKAQRYA; this is translated from the coding sequence ATGACAAGTAATTCAAAAATAGTATTAGGACTCGTTACCGCTGCGGCCGCGGGCGCCGTGATTGGGCTATTGTTTGCTCCTGAAAAAGGAACAGAAATCCGTGACAAAGTACGTGAAACCGCCAATGGATTTGCGTCAGATTTGCTGGATGCACTCCAGCGCGGTCGTCAACAGTATACTGAAATGAAAGACAATGTTGAAGACACCGCAAAAGAGCTAAAATCGAAAGCAGAGGATAGAATCTCGGAAGTAAAAGACCGGGTAAGCGATGAAGTAGATAACGTTAAAAATAAAGCGCAACGTTACGCTTAG
- a CDS encoding hybrid sensor histidine kinase/response regulator — MQKDTIRLLIVDDDEDDFFLTSDYLKDIRNKTFIITWAGSFSAGIEQLTHAKFDLCFFDFLLGAKTGIDLLKAAIQSGVSCPIVLLTGKGDQRVDVEAMRLGAMDYLVKSELDSEKLERCIRYALERSAVLQRLRESETRLRGIFGQLKDAVLLKWPKGLVFYHNDTALDLLGYTEAEILQLHSLDLFAIPAQHSMYVHALEEKGLVENLEMWLVRKSGERVLCSLHASKQNDSEGKAYYLLVIQDITERKKVERDRLLAEKSASTARLVRTLAHEVRNPLTNIHLSLDQLETDLQDDDQRLFVDIIRRNGKRINTLITELLNSFKPHEAVLKRISIHELLDQTVNEAEDRLSLKKIILNRAYGKDCLLLLDEPKIKIALLNLIINAIEAMEENKGVLTLSTEISKTSCCVKVQDNGSGISPENINRLFEPYFTSKSNGLGLGLAATLTILQSHRASVEVESEEGKGTTFTVTFPLS; from the coding sequence ATGCAGAAAGACACCATTAGACTACTCATTGTAGATGATGATGAAGATGATTTTTTCCTTACGTCAGATTATCTCAAAGATATTCGCAACAAAACATTTATCATTACTTGGGCAGGTTCGTTTTCGGCAGGAATTGAACAACTTACACACGCCAAATTTGATTTATGCTTCTTTGATTTCCTGCTTGGTGCCAAAACTGGAATTGATCTTTTGAAAGCGGCCATTCAGAGCGGCGTAAGCTGTCCGATTGTGCTCCTGACGGGCAAAGGTGATCAGCGGGTGGATGTGGAGGCCATGCGATTAGGGGCCATGGACTATCTTGTAAAGAGTGAGTTGGATTCCGAAAAGCTTGAACGCTGCATCCGCTACGCCCTCGAACGTTCGGCGGTGTTGCAACGCCTGCGCGAAAGTGAAACGCGTTTGCGGGGAATTTTTGGCCAGTTGAAAGATGCCGTTTTGCTCAAATGGCCCAAAGGACTCGTTTTTTATCACAACGATACCGCCCTTGACCTATTAGGGTATACGGAAGCAGAAATCCTGCAATTGCATTCGCTGGATTTGTTTGCGATTCCGGCGCAACACTCCATGTATGTACACGCGCTGGAAGAAAAGGGCTTGGTCGAAAATCTGGAGATGTGGCTGGTGCGCAAAAGCGGTGAGCGCGTGCTTTGTTCTTTGCACGCCAGCAAACAAAATGATAGCGAAGGGAAGGCGTATTATTTGCTTGTTATTCAGGATATTACTGAGCGAAAAAAAGTAGAACGTGACAGGTTGTTAGCCGAAAAATCAGCATCGACGGCGCGCTTAGTGCGTACGTTGGCGCATGAAGTCCGTAATCCGCTCACCAATATTCACTTATCGCTCGATCAGCTTGAGACTGATTTACAGGACGATGACCAGCGGTTATTTGTGGATATTATTCGGCGAAACGGTAAGCGTATCAATACTCTCATCACGGAGCTTCTCAATTCGTTCAAGCCGCATGAAGCTGTATTGAAGCGAATTTCTATTCATGAATTATTGGATCAGACCGTCAACGAGGCCGAAGATAGATTGAGTCTAAAAAAAATTATACTCAATAGAGCTTATGGGAAAGACTGTTTGTTGCTACTAGACGAGCCCAAAATTAAAATCGCGTTGCTAAATTTGATCATCAACGCGATTGAGGCCATGGAAGAAAACAAAGGGGTGTTGACGTTGTCGACGGAAATATCTAAAACCTCCTGCTGTGTAAAAGTACAGGACAATGGCTCTGGAATAAGCCCTGAAAACATTAATCGCCTCTTTGAGCCTTATTTTACGTCTAAATCAAACGGGTTAGGCCTAGGACTCGCGGCCACGCTGACCATTTTGCAATCCCACCGGGCTTCGGTTGAGGTGGAATCGGAAGAAGGAAAAGGAACAACTTTTACCGTTACGTTTCCTTTGAGTTAA
- a CDS encoding response regulator, with protein MSNKAFSSSNQKAVIIDDEIDTCLLLGMVLKRFGIVSLRAHTLAEGLQKATEEQPAIIFLDNNLPDGIGIEQIKEFRKKAPASKLVMITAMSGLRDRALLSGADGFVEKPLDMTKIEKIII; from the coding sequence ATGAGTAACAAGGCCTTTTCCAGTTCTAATCAAAAGGCTGTAATTATTGACGACGAAATAGATACTTGTCTTTTGTTAGGAATGGTATTAAAACGTTTTGGGATTGTCTCCCTGCGGGCGCATACCCTCGCCGAGGGTCTTCAAAAAGCGACTGAGGAACAACCAGCTATCATTTTTTTAGACAACAACCTTCCTGACGGGATTGGAATTGAACAAATCAAAGAATTTCGTAAAAAAGCCCCTGCTTCTAAATTAGTCATGATTACTGCCATGAGTGGCCTGCGAGATCGGGCACTGCTTTCGGGTGCAGACGGTTTTGTGGAAAAGCCGCTCGATATGACCAAAATTGAAAAAATCATTATCTAG
- a CDS encoding lmo0937 family membrane protein — protein MRSLLYIIAVILVVGWLIGTFAYSAGGLIHILLVLAVISVIIGFIRRGTI, from the coding sequence ATGCGTTCTCTATTATATATTATCGCTGTTATTCTGGTTGTGGGTTGGCTTATAGGAACTTTTGCTTACAGTGCAGGAGGACTTATTCATATCCTTCTGGTACTGGCCGTTATTTCCGTCATTATCGGTTTTATTCGCCGGGGCACTATTTAG
- a CDS encoding response regulator, whose protein sequence is MNKQATILIADDDADDRFLLQSVFDDCGLVNPTVYVKDGLELIEYIRRSNNEHSVGLILLDLNMPRMDGREVLRILKSEPHLRKIPVVVLTTSKSEQDINDCYDLGANCYIAKPSSFDVFNDTISTLIKFWVKVSQLPVVPEAARFLN, encoded by the coding sequence ATGAACAAACAAGCCACTATTTTAATAGCTGATGATGACGCCGATGACCGTTTTTTGCTCCAATCGGTGTTTGATGATTGCGGATTGGTGAATCCTACCGTCTATGTGAAAGATGGGCTTGAACTCATTGAATATATTCGCCGCAGTAACAACGAACATTCCGTAGGCCTGATTTTACTGGATTTGAATATGCCCCGAATGGACGGGCGAGAAGTGTTGAGAATCCTGAAATCAGAACCTCATTTACGAAAAATACCAGTGGTGGTCCTGACAACCTCCAAATCTGAGCAAGACATCAACGATTGTTATGACTTAGGGGCCAACTGTTATATAGCTAAGCCCTCGTCTTTTGATGTTTTTAACGATACCATCTCTACCCTCATTAAATTTTGGGTAAAGGTCAGCCAGCTTCCCGTGGTACCAGAAGCCGCCCGATTTCTTAATTAA
- a CDS encoding sigma-54-dependent transcriptional regulator: MAQKILVIDDDTDICLLLRRFLSKHGFEVAVAHNGVTGLAILEEFHPDLVLTDFKLGDMDGATILTRIKEKFPHLPVLIITGYSDIKTAINVMKQGAYDYITKPLFPDEILLTIRKALNHSQTHEQGGQFAEEITPATPGGATRRKSTQAHYIFGEGPESTYLYKQVDLVAPTNYSVLIYGESGSGKEAVALEIHKRSKRASGPFVAMDCGAISRELAASELFGHEKGSFTGALAQKIGHFEMANGGTLFLDEVGNLPYDVQVSLLRVVQERKLRRIGGNREIDVDVRLIVASNERLMDAARRGRFREDLYYRFNEFSIDVPPLRERRSDLMIFAQFFLDKTNIELGKQVKGFTPEVERAFREYPWPGNLRELRNVIKRSTLLTEGDYVDARTLPFELLNYEKLLFFDSGTITTSSVQDLPSPQPSYEAPTAPKPYASSKVDLKSAALEAEYEMILNVLKQVNFNKSKAAQALGIDRKTLYNKMKNINLSN, translated from the coding sequence ATGGCACAGAAAATATTGGTTATAGATGATGACACCGACATTTGCTTACTATTGCGTCGTTTTTTGAGCAAACACGGTTTTGAGGTGGCGGTGGCCCACAACGGTGTCACAGGCTTGGCAATTTTGGAAGAATTTCATCCAGATTTGGTCCTCACCGATTTCAAACTCGGCGACATGGACGGAGCCACTATTTTGACGCGCATCAAGGAAAAATTTCCTCACCTGCCCGTATTAATTATTACGGGCTATTCTGACATCAAAACGGCCATTAATGTCATGAAGCAGGGAGCGTATGACTATATCACTAAGCCCCTTTTTCCTGATGAGATTTTACTTACGATTCGGAAAGCGCTCAATCACTCACAGACTCATGAGCAAGGCGGGCAGTTTGCCGAAGAAATAACCCCTGCAACGCCCGGAGGCGCTACGCGCCGAAAAAGCACGCAGGCTCATTATATTTTTGGGGAAGGCCCCGAATCAACCTATCTCTACAAGCAGGTTGACTTGGTAGCTCCGACCAATTACAGCGTCCTTATTTATGGCGAAAGTGGCTCTGGAAAAGAAGCCGTTGCGCTCGAAATCCACAAGCGAAGCAAACGCGCCTCTGGCCCGTTTGTGGCAATGGACTGCGGGGCCATCTCGCGGGAGCTCGCCGCTAGTGAGCTTTTTGGACACGAAAAAGGCTCATTTACGGGAGCCCTTGCCCAGAAAATCGGCCACTTTGAAATGGCCAACGGAGGGACACTTTTTTTGGATGAAGTCGGCAACCTCCCCTATGATGTTCAAGTGTCACTTTTGCGGGTGGTACAAGAACGTAAACTCAGGCGCATTGGCGGCAACCGTGAAATCGACGTCGATGTGCGTTTGATTGTGGCTTCCAATGAGCGTTTGATGGATGCCGCCCGCCGGGGCCGATTCCGCGAAGATTTATATTACCGTTTCAATGAATTTAGTATTGATGTGCCACCCCTGCGTGAGCGCCGCTCTGACCTGATGATTTTTGCCCAATTCTTTCTGGATAAAACAAATATTGAACTCGGAAAGCAGGTAAAAGGCTTTACGCCCGAAGTTGAAAGGGCTTTTCGGGAATATCCGTGGCCCGGAAACCTGCGCGAATTACGCAACGTTATCAAGCGCTCCACGCTCCTCACTGAAGGCGACTACGTAGATGCCCGTACGTTGCCGTTTGAATTGTTAAATTATGAAAAACTGCTGTTTTTTGATTCTGGTACGATAACAACCTCTTCCGTTCAGGATTTGCCTTCTCCTCAACCTTCTTACGAAGCGCCCACCGCTCCTAAGCCATACGCTAGTTCAAAGGTTGACCTGAAATCGGCGGCGTTAGAAGCCGAGTATGAAATGATTTTGAACGTACTCAAACAAGTAAATTTTAATAAGAGTAAAGCGGCTCAAGCCTTGGGCATTGATCGGAAAACGCTTTATAATAAAATGAAAAATATAAACTTAAGTAACTGA
- the rpoN gene encoding RNA polymerase factor sigma-54, translated as MLNLIQSQKQTLKISPAQIQLLNFLQLNTLELEQHIKNELEDNPILEEGPEDSKEEFDAADEGGLITKAEDRTQDYMDWDEFRDDDTPDYRTRINNFSDDDNEYTPMMAEITTWRDELKEQFHLLALNERQQLLSDFVVDSLTDSGYLNYSAGSIADDVSFTSGMFVEEEEVQEIIQLLRKMDPPGLGARDLQDCLLLQLERLQGPEVAISTKLIKNNFEDFAARNYEKLMKSNNITSDQLKSIVALIGTLNPQPVIGSQTDSLVIKDNIVPDYIITVDGDLIDVELNNRRIPPLKINKSYAKEVGGTRAANTYVNSKLNAANWLIEAIQQRENTMLKSMRTIVKLQEDYFKTGNVRLLKPMVLRDVAERISMDVSTISRVTSGKYAQTPFGVIHLKDLFTEGVLTQSGEEVSNRQIQLVLAELVSKEDKQHPFNDFQLAEMLAERGYPVARRTVAKYREQMDIPAASLRRIL; from the coding sequence ATGCTAAACCTTATTCAATCGCAGAAACAAACGCTGAAGATATCTCCAGCGCAAATACAACTGCTGAATTTTCTGCAACTCAATACGCTCGAACTTGAGCAACATATAAAAAATGAACTCGAGGATAATCCTATTCTGGAAGAAGGGCCCGAAGATTCGAAAGAGGAATTTGATGCGGCTGATGAGGGCGGATTAATCACAAAAGCCGAAGACCGAACCCAAGACTATATGGATTGGGACGAGTTTAGGGATGATGATACCCCAGATTATCGTACTCGAATCAATAATTTTTCGGATGACGATAACGAGTATACGCCCATGATGGCAGAAATCACTACTTGGCGGGACGAACTCAAAGAGCAATTTCACCTCTTGGCGCTCAACGAACGTCAACAGTTATTGTCTGATTTTGTGGTGGATTCGCTGACCGATAGCGGTTACCTCAACTACAGCGCTGGTTCTATTGCCGACGATGTGTCGTTTACGAGTGGGATGTTTGTGGAGGAAGAAGAAGTGCAGGAAATCATTCAGTTACTCCGTAAAATGGACCCGCCTGGGCTGGGTGCGCGCGATTTGCAGGACTGTTTGTTGTTGCAGTTGGAGCGTTTACAAGGCCCCGAAGTGGCTATCTCAACGAAGTTGATTAAAAATAATTTTGAGGATTTTGCGGCTCGTAATTACGAGAAACTGATGAAATCCAACAATATCACTTCCGACCAACTCAAATCCATTGTAGCCCTGATTGGTACGCTTAATCCACAACCCGTAATTGGCAGCCAAACGGACAGTTTGGTCATCAAAGATAATATTGTGCCTGACTACATCATCACCGTTGACGGAGATTTGATTGATGTAGAACTCAATAACCGGCGGATTCCCCCCTTGAAAATCAACAAGTCGTACGCCAAAGAAGTGGGAGGAACCCGGGCCGCCAATACGTACGTAAATTCAAAGCTAAACGCTGCCAATTGGCTCATTGAAGCCATTCAGCAGCGCGAAAATACCATGCTGAAGTCCATGCGGACCATCGTAAAACTTCAGGAAGACTATTTTAAAACGGGTAATGTGAGATTGCTGAAACCCATGGTACTGCGTGACGTAGCCGAGCGTATTAGCATGGATGTTTCGACGATTTCGAGGGTGACCAGCGGCAAATACGCCCAAACACCTTTTGGCGTTATTCACCTCAAAGACCTGTTTACGGAAGGAGTTTTGACCCAAAGCGGCGAAGAAGTCTCTAATCGTCAAATACAGTTGGTGTTGGCCGAATTGGTGTCTAAAGAAGACAAGCAGCATCCTTTTAATGATTTTCAATTGGCTGAAATGTTGGCCGAGCGCGGTTACCCCGTGGCCCGCCGTACAGTGGCCAAATACCGCGAACAAATGGATATTCCAGCCGCCTCATTGCGGAGAATTTTATAA
- a CDS encoding response regulator, which produces MDTTEIREARKSVMILIADDDEDDRMFTKEAFEENYLLNEIRFVNDGVELLDYLKRRNKYSNPDDSPRPGIILLDLNMPKMDGREALKAIKSDPDLRSIPVVVLTTSKAEQDVLQTYNLGVNCFITKPVSFAEFIEVARTVGHYWFDIVQLPNSLD; this is translated from the coding sequence ATGGACACCACAGAGATTCGTGAAGCGCGAAAAAGTGTTATGATTCTGATTGCCGACGATGATGAGGATGATCGAATGTTTACGAAGGAGGCTTTTGAAGAGAATTATCTGCTAAACGAAATTCGCTTTGTAAATGATGGTGTGGAATTATTGGACTACCTGAAGCGCCGAAATAAATACAGTAATCCTGACGATAGCCCCCGTCCAGGAATTATCTTATTGGACCTCAATATGCCCAAAATGGACGGACGGGAGGCGTTGAAGGCAATCAAATCTGACCCTGATCTCCGGTCTATCCCAGTAGTGGTACTCACTACGTCGAAGGCCGAGCAAGATGTGTTGCAAACCTACAATTTGGGAGTTAATTGTTTCATTACAAAGCCCGTGTCTTTTGCAGAATTTATAGAAGTAGCCCGTACCGTCGGGCATTATTGGTTTGATATTGTTCAACTTCCCAACTCCCTCGACTGA
- a CDS encoding PAS domain-containing sensor histidine kinase produces the protein MPLAEIPVAVPNPFRLDLTGKQVERLFQISPDLVYIIDVNLRKMVFISNRVQDILGYTCDDIQQMGGSLISVLVHPDLNRFVAEIYQRFAVLKEGETAKFTFEIRHKNGGIRSIRSRATVLTYDENGKNHLIMNVAEDVTDALAHEMDLQKKEYQINETEVIFKCGSWEWQKNEKGIRWSEGLFRLMGLAPEAYPDKSVTRAFFESFIVPEDLARVQNYSKMVLVEKNDTFQIEHRIIDAAGNLKYLTLRARCQYGEDGRLERVIGVAADRTEIETYQKELERRLVALKKSNQDLEQFAYVASHDLQEPLRKIIAFGERLDKKYKEQLGTEGQFFVERMTNAAYRMNGLIEDLLTYSRVSRQTESLTFISLEEVVKNVIEDLEVKIQDKNATIIIDKLPTIEARQVQMHQLFLNLIENALKFTQPSVAPVVAVKARKANIQEIKGIMQLNPHETYYRVSVSDNGIGFEPEYAERIFTIFQRLHGRSEYEGTGLGLAICRKIVESNHGYIEAHGNVGGGAEFIFYLPHRQHEAR, from the coding sequence ATGCCGCTTGCCGAAATCCCCGTTGCTGTCCCAAACCCCTTTCGACTTGACCTGACCGGGAAACAAGTGGAGAGGTTGTTTCAGATTTCGCCCGATTTGGTGTACATCATTGACGTGAACCTACGCAAAATGGTGTTTATCAGTAATCGTGTACAAGACATACTGGGTTATACTTGCGACGATATTCAGCAGATGGGCGGGTCGTTGATTTCGGTATTAGTACATCCTGATTTAAATCGTTTTGTGGCAGAAATATACCAACGTTTTGCAGTCCTGAAAGAAGGAGAAACGGCTAAATTTACGTTTGAAATACGCCACAAAAATGGAGGTATTCGCAGTATACGCAGCCGAGCAACCGTATTGACGTACGATGAGAACGGAAAAAACCACCTCATCATGAACGTGGCCGAAGATGTTACCGATGCACTTGCCCACGAGATGGACTTGCAAAAAAAAGAATATCAAATTAACGAAACCGAGGTTATTTTTAAATGCGGAAGTTGGGAGTGGCAAAAGAATGAAAAGGGGATTCGGTGGTCGGAGGGACTGTTTAGACTGATGGGGCTTGCGCCAGAGGCCTATCCTGATAAAAGCGTAACTAGGGCATTTTTTGAAAGCTTCATTGTGCCCGAAGATTTGGCCCGGGTCCAAAATTATTCCAAAATGGTATTGGTCGAAAAAAATGATACCTTTCAAATAGAGCACCGCATCATTGATGCCGCTGGAAATCTAAAATACCTCACGTTGCGGGCGCGCTGCCAATACGGAGAAGATGGCCGATTGGAACGCGTGATAGGCGTAGCCGCCGACCGTACCGAAATAGAAACCTACCAAAAAGAACTGGAACGCCGGCTGGTAGCTCTCAAAAAAAGCAACCAAGACTTGGAGCAATTTGCGTACGTAGCCTCGCACGATTTGCAGGAGCCACTGCGCAAAATCATTGCTTTTGGCGAACGGTTGGATAAAAAATACAAAGAACAACTCGGTACTGAAGGCCAGTTTTTTGTTGAGCGAATGACCAATGCAGCCTATCGCATGAACGGGCTGATTGAAGATTTACTTACTTATTCGCGGGTGTCGCGGCAAACTGAGTCGCTTACTTTTATTTCGCTTGAAGAAGTTGTAAAGAATGTAATTGAAGATTTGGAAGTAAAAATTCAGGACAAGAATGCCACTATCATTATCGACAAACTCCCTACTATTGAGGCACGACAAGTACAAATGCATCAACTGTTTCTTAATCTAATTGAGAATGCCCTGAAGTTTACCCAGCCATCGGTGGCTCCGGTGGTAGCAGTGAAGGCGCGCAAGGCCAACATTCAGGAAATCAAGGGAATTATGCAGCTTAACCCCCACGAAACCTACTACAGAGTAAGTGTTTCTGACAACGGAATTGGTTTTGAGCCAGAGTATGCCGAACGAATTTTTACCATTTTTCAAAGGTTGCATGGCCGCTCCGAGTATGAAGGTACTGGGCTGGGGCTTGCCATTTGCCGTAAAATAGTAGAATCCAATCACGGGTACATTGAGGCGCACGGAAATGTAGGGGGGGGAGCTGAATTTATTTTTTATTTACCGCACAGACAGCATGAGGCACGGTGA
- a CDS encoding sensor histidine kinase, with the protein MILRNALLGIFLAMGVSLAMLVFLSWLAYDRSVESNNRTQSVNHTYRVRLKNKDILATVNTIETGERGYLLTKDEKYLQPYGEGRSSMKGILRSMELLVRDNPRQQKRVDSIKKEISRRITLIEFNIERTRNGYGIDTVKLSDGKNHMENIRSLCKELDNEERELLTYRSILQKEADENTNFFLLLLSAVSLAFLLVFFRLLYIELRRRITFQKTLEEKLTDLERANAELEQFAYVASHDLQEPLRKIRAFGERLKIKQSELLTDDGKTNVLKINQSAIRMQQLIDDLLMFSRTANLRERIFEEVNLNSVFRDVKDELNDLIEQKKVTIISEVLPTVQGIEFQLFQLFNNLISNAIKYSKADTPPIIEIDCQKVNGSELPNLGDIQKDNIYHRISFMDNGIGFDPIYSEKIFIIFQRLHNRTEYEGTGIGLALCRRIVTNHNGFIVAEAKPNQEGSIFHVYLPT; encoded by the coding sequence ATGATTTTACGAAATGCTCTTTTAGGAATATTTTTAGCCATGGGGGTTAGTTTAGCCATGCTGGTTTTCTTAAGTTGGTTGGCTTATGATCGTAGTGTAGAGTCAAATAATCGTACTCAATCCGTCAATCACACCTACCGAGTTAGACTCAAAAACAAAGATATTCTTGCCACGGTCAATACAATCGAAACGGGCGAACGCGGCTATTTATTGACCAAAGATGAAAAGTATCTGCAACCTTATGGCGAAGGAAGAAGCAGTATGAAAGGCATTTTGAGGTCGATGGAGCTATTAGTAAGAGACAACCCCCGCCAACAAAAAAGAGTAGATAGTATCAAAAAAGAAATAAGCCGACGAATTACCCTGATTGAATTTAACATTGAACGAACACGCAACGGATACGGGATTGATACCGTGAAATTGAGTGACGGCAAAAATCACATGGAAAATATCAGAAGCTTATGTAAAGAACTGGACAACGAAGAGCGGGAGCTTTTGACCTACCGGAGTATCCTGCAAAAAGAAGCCGATGAGAACACCAACTTTTTTTTGTTGCTTCTTTCGGCCGTTTCACTGGCGTTTTTATTGGTGTTTTTCCGACTTCTGTACATTGAGCTGCGTCGCCGAATTACTTTTCAAAAAACCCTCGAAGAAAAACTGACCGATTTGGAACGGGCCAACGCCGAACTAGAGCAGTTTGCGTACGTGGCCTCGCACGATTTGCAGGAACCGCTGCGCAAAATACGGGCCTTTGGCGAGCGCTTGAAAATAAAACAAAGTGAACTGCTGACCGACGATGGCAAAACCAATGTTCTTAAAATCAACCAATCGGCGATTAGAATGCAGCAACTTATTGATGACTTGCTGATGTTTTCACGAACGGCCAATTTACGCGAACGCATATTTGAAGAAGTAAACCTAAATTCCGTTTTTAGGGATGTAAAAGACGAGCTGAACGATTTAATTGAACAAAAAAAGGTGACGATTATTTCAGAAGTATTGCCGACCGTACAAGGCATAGAATTTCAACTGTTTCAATTGTTTAACAACCTGATTTCCAACGCCATTAAATACAGCAAAGCCGACACGCCCCCCATCATTGAAATCGACTGCCAAAAAGTGAATGGCAGTGAACTGCCTAACCTAGGAGATATTCAAAAGGATAACATTTACCACCGTATTTCGTTTATGGATAATGGGATTGGATTTGACCCCATCTATTCAGAAAAGATTTTTATCATTTTTCAACGTTTGCACAACCGAACCGAATACGAAGGAACAGGCATTGGCCTCGCACTTTGCCGCCGGATTGTGACCAATCACAACGGATTTATCGTTGCCGAAGCAAAACCAAATCAGGAAGGTTCAATTTTTCATGTATATTTACCTACCTGA
- a CDS encoding phage holin family protein, whose product MQVIDSANEIKERATDWFDNASDYFEARWNLGVLDMSEKAAGAASSLASVLIIGTVGTVALLFLSLGVAWLIGERLNSPAFGYLIVGGFYALVCIILFLVKDTLIKVPVVNAFIKRFYYEN is encoded by the coding sequence ATGCAAGTAATAGATTCTGCGAATGAGATTAAAGAGCGTGCAACCGATTGGTTTGACAACGCTTCCGATTATTTTGAAGCCCGTTGGAACCTGGGCGTTTTGGATATGTCCGAAAAAGCAGCGGGTGCCGCATCGAGCCTAGCGTCGGTGCTTATTATCGGTACAGTTGGCACCGTTGCGTTACTTTTTTTGAGTTTGGGAGTGGCTTGGCTCATTGGTGAGCGCCTCAATAGCCCCGCCTTTGGGTATTTGATTGTAGGAGGTTTTTATGCACTTGTATGTATTATCCTGTTTTTGGTCAAAGACACTTTAATCAAAGTACCTGTTGTCAATGCTTTTATAAAAAGATTTTATTATGAAAACTAA